In a genomic window of Branchiostoma floridae strain S238N-H82 chromosome 19, Bfl_VNyyK, whole genome shotgun sequence:
- the LOC118406328 gene encoding uncharacterized protein LOC118406328: MGSAVSKQRGRENDVEGNPKARVTGDEAIHPDYDFYAARRTLNPRSVLIPNFDGDISKLGRYFKQKYPSDFKQVKDGDWDVKIVEFKSRQVAESVVKDVHKVEGTILEIFFEDKPLTKGDIATKGKGKKQDMTATDAGTKEDDHLYPFGEICQVKMAGQIYQVTMQEGWKTRLLMGREVMEDLLLEIIKATAKSVILEVEEEWRLGQTVPDEYDKQISYEISASSPVVQSVDLPAGCNLSIPPGATEEDTSVISAVLNPHGYEGTLQIGKNELLVSDIIEMRPAGMKFSKPLKLKIPHSLPKFDKERKYVVMTSEDDGTAWETLRTLSHQEKGQAYVIVEVAHFSSFAVVARPLEHCHRVGKGQTSELKSSKQTGIKMILPKDCLPSEEEISFKVIPVDKETLTCAGKEDGKVKNIKTMSHIVKFFKGSNLLLNSRATIVLPLSNGEGNSQVRVLSCNEKGDWEDVTDKVDDVVLKESKVAFKTKQLSSGFTVLRCDKTVDPNKIVTLVAKNTRVRRVKTVIFKKWKEPREEGIMTARMECVLEELVDDRICRATKVEGYERQEGTPTPTMSMMEDETFCALFYGSIRPNVKAINTYYGVNFTFYCNRPRILEFDVTLVGKGKGATSTVWLYPGRRERYHPRAPGKKGKTPLATAQITAPTGIICDYWLACQRFKNTLGIADTYLSPDHNMCFCETCHTGRRDSATHSRGNPKRKYAVPVGWGRFGLILNKVSEDKEVNVFTNWHRAYHGTVPGVIKKILQTSQLLMPGDTALGGTQLAEREGHFNDKRKPEGFDTKQVYLSPSILYSGDDIYAHPTWFKDPHDGKQYKARVVFQVCVRPNSYKVGPETIGARREGRTIDPLFSNNELEWSTKERGGHVLYGLLVKLEEL; the protein is encoded by the exons ATGGGATCCGCCGTTTCAAAACAACGGGGAAGGGAGAATGACGTGGAAGGCAACCCTAAGGCAAGAGTGACAGGAGATGAGGCAATACATCCTGATTATGACTTCTATGCAGCACGCAGGACACTTAATCCTAGATCTGTTCTAATCCCTAACTTTGATGGGGATATCTCTAAACTGGGAagatatttcaagcaaaaatatCCTTCAGATTTCAAGCAAGTGAAAGACGGCGATTGGGACGTGAAGATTGTAGAATTCAAGTCTCGACAAG TGGCTGAAAGTGTTGTTAAAGATGTTCACAAAGTCGAGGGGACGATCCTAGAAATATTCTTCGAAGACAAACCTCTGACCAAAGGTGACATAGCCACGAAAGGTAAAGGGAAGAAACAG GATATGACAGCTACCGATGCTGGAACAAAGGAAGATGACCACTTGTATCCTTTTGGTGAAATCTGCCAGGTCAAAATGGCAGGTCAAATCTACCAGGTCACAATGCAAGAAG GTTGGAAAACTCGACTTTTGATGGGACGGGAAGTGATGGAAGATCTCCTGCTAGAAATCATCAAGGCAACGGCCAAGTCGGTCATATTAGAAGTGGAAGAAGAATGGCGGCTGGGCCAAACCGTTCCAGATGAATACGACAAACAGATTAG CTATGAGATCTCAGCATCCTCACCTGTTGTGCAGTCTGTGGACCTGCCAGCCGGCTGCAACCTGAGTATCCCTCCAGGAGCTACAGAGGAAGACACGTCCGTCATCTCAGCAGTGCTGAACCCGCACGGGTACGAGGGGACACTCCAAATAGGGAAGAACGAGCTGCTAGTGAGTGACATCATTGAAATGAGGCCAGCAGGGATGAAGTTCTCGAAGCCCTTAAAACTGAAGATCCCTCACTCCTTACCCAAGTTCGACAAGGAGCGGAAGTACgttgtgatgacgtcagaggaTGACGGAACAGCATGGGAGACTCTGAGAACACTAAGCCATCAAGAGAAA GGCCAGGCCTATGTGATAGTGGAGGTAGCGCACTTCTCTTCATTCGCCGTTGTGGCGCGGCCATTAGAGCACTGCCACAGAGTGGGAAAAGGCCAAACATCAGAACTGAAGTCCTCGAAACAGACAGGTATTAAGATGATTCTTCCAAAGGACTGCCTACCCTCTGAAGAAGAGATATCCTTCAAG GTGATCCCGGTTGATAAGGAAACCCTCACTTGTGCTGGAAAGGAAGACGGGAaagtaaaaaacatcaaaacgaTGAGCCACATTGTCAAGTTTTTCAAAGGCAGCAACCTACTTCTCAACAGCCGCGCTACCATCGTCCTGCCGCTGTCGAACGGAGAAGGGAACAGCCAAGTTCGTGTCCTCAGCTGCAACGAGAAAGGGGACTGGGAAGACGTCACAGACAAAGTAGATGATGTCGTCCTGAAGGAGTCAAAGGTGGCTTTCAAGACAAAGCAGCTTAGTTCTGG CTTTACAGTTCTTCGCTGTGACAAAACCGTCGATCCTAACAAAATCGTCACCTTGGTAGCCAAGAACACCCGGGTCAGACGGGTCAAGACTGTCATCTTCAAGAAGTGGAAGGAACCCCGAGAGGAGGGGATCATGACTGCCCGGATGGagtgtgtgctggaagagttaGTTGATGATCGCATCTGCCGCGCTACAAAAGTTGAAGGATACGAGCGCCAG GAAGGAACGCCAACTCCCACCATGAGTATGATGGAGGATGAGACGTTCTGTGCCTTATTCTATGGAAGCATCCGTCCAAACGTGAAGGCGATTAATACCTACTACGGAGTCAACTTCACGTTTTACTGTAACAGGCCACGTATTTTAGAGTTTGACGTGACGCTAGTGGGCAAGGGAAAAGGTGCTACATCCACGGTATGGCTTTATCCCGGACGAAGGGAAAGATATCATCCACGCGCTCCGGGGAAAAAAGGGAAAACACCCCTTGCGACTGCCCAAATAACTGCACCCACC GGTATCATTTGTGACTATTGGTTGGCGTGCCAGCGGTTCAAGAACACCCTGGGAATCGCTG ACACGTATCTCTCCCCAGACCACAACATGTGCTTCTGTGAAACATGCCACACAGGACGGCGTGACTCTGCTACACACTCCCGTGGGAATCCAAAGAGGAAGTACGCAGTACCTGTCGGCTGGGGCAGGTTTGGACTCAT TCTCAATAAAGTCTCAGAAGACAAAGAAGTGAACGTGTTCACCAACTGGCATCGTGCGTACCACGGGACTGTACCAGGTGTGATCAAGAAAATACTGCAGACTTCGCAACTGCTTATGCCAG GCGACACAGCTCTGGGAGGTACTCAGCTTGCAGAGCGAGAAGGTCATTTCAACGACAAACGCAAGCCTGAGGGGTTCGACACCAAACAGGTCTACCTGTCACCAAGCATCCTGTACTCTGGAGATGATATTTATGCCCACCCAACATG GTTCAAGGACCCCCATGACGGGAAGCAGTACAAAGCCCGTGTCGTCTTCCAGGTGTGTGTCCGGCCCAACAGCTACAAGGTCGGACCGGAGACCATCGGTGCCAGGAGGGAGGGTAGAACCATCGACCCACTCTTCAGTAACAACGAGCTGGAATGGTCCACTAAGGAGAGGGGAGGGCACGTACTCTACGGACTTCTTGTCAAGTTGGAGGAACTTTAG
- the LOC118406354 gene encoding E3 ubiquitin-protein ligase DTX3L-like — protein sequence MPCKYVIHTVGPKWTDHGDKEILKAQLYKALFNVLHYAANELKARSIAIPAISTGLYGVPVDICAEQLVLATWKFVQSPPANNTLRDIRFVNIDGQINSAFVRVFSSSLPPYSSKAHRSEDISDEDCPICMGKVRQPKRLGCCNNVFCTDCIDQALRIKPVCPTCVYPIGVLTGPQPIKATIEVMTSSQDLPGYDGCGSIEIHYDVPSGIQEDCHPNPGRPYQGTKRMAFLPDNREGREVLGLLRRAFLDRIVFTIGTSVTTGKTDVVIWNDIHHKTSRQGGPSNHGYPDPGYLRRVTDELAAKGIR from the exons ATGCCTTGTAAATACGTCATTCACACAGTGGGGCCAAAATGGACAGACCATGGGGACAAAGAAATCTTGAAGGCACAACTGTATAAAGCATTGTTTAATGTTCTGCACTACGCGGCCAATGAACTAAAAGCTAGGTCAATCGCCATTCCAGCCATAAGTACAG GACTTTACGGGGTGCCAGTCGACATCTGCGCCGAGCAACTCGTGCTGGCAACATGGAAGTTCGTCCAGTCTCCACCTGCAAACAACACGCTTCGGGACATCAGGTTCGTCAACATTGATGGTCAGATAAACAGCGCCTTCGTTCGGGTCTTCAGTAGCAGCCTCCCACCATACAGTAGTAAGGCTCATAGGTCTGAAGACATTAGCGACGAAGACTGCCCCATCTGTATGGGAAAAGTTAGACAGCCAAAAAGGCTCGGTTGTTGTAACAATGTATTCTGTACTGATTGTATTGACCAAGCGCTTCGGATCAAACCAGTATGCCCTACCTGTGTATATCCGATTGGAGTCCTGACAGGACCCCAACCAATAAAGGCAACAATTGAAGTAATGACGTCTTCACAAGACCTTCCAGGCTACGATGGGTGCGGCTCTATTGAGATTCACTACGACGTACCAAGTGGCATTCAAGAG GACTGCCACCCGAATCCAGGGAGGCCTTACCAGGGTACAAAGAGGATGGCCTTCCTACCCGACAACAGGGAGGGACGAGAGGTTCTTGGCTTGCTGAGAAGAGCCTTTTTAGATAGGATAGTTTTCACCATAGGGACATCGGTGACAACCGGCAAAACGGATGTTGTCATTTGGAACGACATTCATCACAAAACAAGCCGGCAGGGCGGGCCATCTAA CCATGGATACCCAGACCCAGGCTATCTGAGACGGGTGACCGACGAGCTTGCTGCAAAAGGCATCAGATGA